The following coding sequences are from one Humulus lupulus chromosome X, drHumLupu1.1, whole genome shotgun sequence window:
- the LOC133803207 gene encoding blue copper protein 1a-like — protein MALNHAAKGLVLLLVTASVLAIGQAKTIVVGGTEGWRYGFNYTDWAIQNTPFYIEDKLVFKYDPPSDTNSLAYGVYKLPNLDSYLSCNFSSAEVLANSTQGVGNGFEVSLNEWKPYYFASYGVDANHCNDGHMKFFAVPWPHNN, from the exons ATGGCTTTGAATCATGCTGCAAAAGGGTTAGTACTACTCCTAGTCACTGCCTCTGTATTAGCAATCGGTCAGGCCAAGACCATCGTGGTTGGAGGCACCGAAGGTTGGCGTTACGGCTTTAACTACACAGACTGGGCTATCCAAAACACCCCCTTCTACATCGAGGACAAACTCG TGTTCAAGTACGATCCTCCAAGTGACACTAATTCATTGGCTTACGGCGTATACAAGCTGCCAAACCTGGACAGCTACTTGAGTTGCAACTTCAGTAGTGCTGAGGTATTGGCGAACTCGACGCAGGGAGTGGGCAACGGCTTTGAGGTTTCGCTGAACGAATGGAAGCCTTATTACTTTGCTAGTTACGGGGTTGACGCCAACCACTGCAACGATGGTCACATGAAGTTCTTTGCCGTGCCATGGCCTCACAATAACTAA